GTGGCCGAAGGTTTGGGGACTTTTACGCTAGTAAAGGTTTTACGCGATTTACTAGTCGACCTAACTTTCTCCTTCACGGTTGAATCGAGAACCCTCACGCTTCCCCCTCGTGTGGTGATGGAAGTGGTTGCACTTGCTTGCAAAGACGAAAGCGGCTGCTCAACCTGGTCCTCGCAAATGATGATGATTGAGCCCGCTCTGGTGTAAGCACGAGTGATCGCAAGAACACTGACCTGCTTGCATTTGCTCGAAGATATATTGTTCTTCCTCAAATTTAGTTGAACGAGTCGGCAATGATGAGGAATGACTTGATGACGTCGATGATTACCCCTTTGACATTGCTAGAGAACTCGATGAAGGTGGCCGATAGGAATCGACCAGCCTTTATATCTCTTGCTGTGTTGTTGATGATTGCCAATGATTGATCAATTGTAGTAAAGAGTAACTCACTGATGGTATGAAATAACTCACTGGTGGTTTTGAGTATCCAGCCGACGCTTGTTGCGAGTCATTCTTCGGAGTTGTCAAGCAACCAGCCAACTACGGATGTGAATATCTAGTTGGTCGTGTCGAATAACTAGCCGGCCATGTCGAATGAACAATTGGCTATGCTGAATTACTAGCCGACTGCGACTGTGATGGCTAGTAATATGTTGGTGATGTCAAATGATTCATCGAAACGACGATTAACTAGATAGCAGAGAGTTGTCGGTCGATTGAATCAACGGAGAATTGCCGGTTgatgaataataattaaaaaaaaatgacggCGTTGAAACGCCAGTCGATAGCGACAATAAATAACCGTAGTTGTTGAGGTCGATGTCAGCACTACCTTGGTGGGGTCCTACCAGGCATGCCAAAAGTTGTTTCGCGTAGAATCACGTAATCTCACTTTTAGCGGCAGCTAGGTGAATCTCTTACGAGATTAAGGTTGTCAGGCGTGCTATAGAGCAGTCCTAAGGATTGGTAGCAAAACCACCAACAGGCCTCACCGAAATTGAGCATGGTGTAGCGATTCTCGCAGTAGCGGCAAGTGAAATGTGAGTAGCCCATAGCCCCAGAGGTCCATAAGTCTAGTCGACAGCTGGGTTTAGGGGAAATGTTATTGGAATGGTTGTCAATGATGGTTAGACGATCACGTAGCCCGAGGATTTGGCTGCAAGAATTCTCCCCAAATATGAGCGCTAACAATCGGATGACATCAAGAGACAGCTAGAAGCCAGTCTTGGATGTGCGAGCTCACGACTTTAGTAGGCTCGCGAGAGAGTGGTATGACTTCGTGGCTTAGTTAGCCGGAAGTGGCGTGAAGGGGTCTCAGCTATTAGAAGCCGAAAAGGGTGAGCTTTGTCTGGAGCCATAGCTCATGGAAATCTCCTTGATCGAGGAACCAAGACAAGTATAAGGATATGCCGACGAATCGATAGGATTGCCTCGGAAGGGTATTGCATGATAAGTAAAGGGTGCAAAAAAGTAGATATTGAAGGTGCAAATGCAAGGAATGTAAAGATAGAAAGATAAATGTGTGTTTGATTGATATGCCGAGAGAGGAATAACAATAGACGGATTTGACTTAAATAGGCTAGACACTAGCGTGCCGCCTAAGACTAGGAAATCGAGAAATAATCTAGAAAAACAAGCGACTAACAAACCCTAGGACTAAGTGGAAAATATCTTCCACTTATTTGTAGTTAAGCAAAGCAAATGCAAGGaaagagaataaaaaataaaagggaaatCCAAGTGCAtgttcattttcatttccatgTCCAGGAAATATTCATTCCCATCTTGGAGTCTTTTGCCTTGAGAAATGGAGGAGGTGAGTAAGATATTTTCCATGTATTATATCATGTAGCACGTTCACATCCATTTGGCAATGTATGGATATTCTTTGTTAAATTTCCTTCCATGTATCTTCCTTATTTGGTCATGAGGATATCCCTGCGTGTGGAAAACAAATCAACATGATGCTGATATCTACAGAATGACTGATATGAGGGTAAACAAGGATTGGTAGATACTTTTGTTGGGAGTGAGGTTGTGGGTGATAGTATGCTTGACAATGCCATTGATGGTAGGATGGTGACGATCAATATTTGGTTGATCCTAAGGAGGTGTTGAACAATGAAGAAGACTTAATGAGTGAGGATGCCAATGATTAGTTTGTGGAGACCAACCAGAATAGAAGGAACACAGAATCTGTGGAAGCCACAGATCTGCCAACTCAAAGTGAAGAACATGCTGAGGTAGCTGCAGCTGAAGCCCAAAGCATTACGGGGAATCTAGTGATGAAGTGCTTGTCGGAGGTGAAACCCGAATAGATATATAAGGGCACATTTGAAATCGGATTTGGAAATCATGGATTCGTCACTAGTTAATTGAGGCTAACTAGAAACCTATATCACCTACGTGGAACGTGATACTATCCACCTAGAGTTTTACCGTTACGGTCCAAAGAGCTCGATTTGGGGGTTTTATTATGAGATTGGAGGCTTACAAGTCAATAACCTGTCATTTTGGTATTTACTGTACTTGccaattttattgattttccCAAGTTAATTACCAATCAACCATACGCATCCACTTCTCTTGAAGGCCTACTAACCTCTGATAGCATTCAAATATCATCCCAATTTATTGTTGTTACAACTAAAATCAAGTATGCTCCACATAGGggtattattattttcccaCCTATGATTAGCGAAGTCAAATTATATAGGCCAGAGGAGTGTCATATAGCTTCACCGTACATTCTGCATATGCATTCATCCATCACCATTTTCCCATTAGCGTGGCCAGGGCTACGGTCACAAACAAAAACCATGGTCATGCATATGATACAAAACGGGCAAAACACAAACCATGTTCATGCACAAGACGGGCACGGCACATGAAGCATAAACCTTAAAATCCCTACCTCAGGCACGGGAAAATcggaatttagaaaaataaggaGAGCCTACAGACCTAACAGGATACATAGAGAGTAGAAACAGTGAGACGTGAAATATCCCACCGGTGAGAATCGAACTAGCACCCACTGCTTATATGATTTAAAAATCATGTGCTTGTAATGTAAAAACAAATTCATCCAGCGACAAAATAAGTATCCTCTCTTCTCCCGTCTTCTCTCCCGAACTAGTCTTGCCTCGACCTAATAACTTCTCTTCATCTTAATGATTCGCTTGGGGGCAGCATCATCCTGCACTGGGTCGAACCATTCCTAAATCATCCCAACTGAAAACTGAAACCCCAGATAACGGTTCCTTTCATGAGTACAACTCCAAGCTCTAGATGAGTTCCTTGACCGCTGCTATGACTGCCTCAGCAGTGATCCCGAACTCCTTGTATATCTTCCCAGCTGGAGCGCTTGCCCCGAACCGGTCAATACCGATAGCCTTCCCTTGGCTCCCGACAATCTTCTGCCACCCAAAAGTGGAACCTGCCTCAATGCTAACCCTAGCAGTCACTGCTTTGGGAAGGACGCTCTCCTTGTACTCTTCCGTCTGCTCATCAAAGAGCTCCCAGGACACGAATGACACCACCCTCACAGCCTTCCCTTCCTTCCTCAGCTCGTCCCCAGCTTTTGCAGCGATCTCGAGCTCAGAACCCGTCCCAATCAGGATCACGTCAGGCTTGTTACCGGAGGAGTTGTCGGAGATTATGTAACCGCCCTTCTCAACCCCCTCAATTGATGTTCCAGGGAGCTGGGGTAGCTTCTGCCTTGAGAGGGCAAGCACGGAGGGCCTCTTCCTGTCGACGACTGCAACTTTATAAGCCCCAGCAGTCTCATTGCCATCAGCCGGACGAAGCATCAGGATGTTGGGCATGGCTCGGAAGCTTGCAAGGTGCTCAATGGGCTGGTGGGTGGGCCCATCTTCACCGAGCCCAATTGAGTCGTGTGTCATAACATAGATGACTCCCGCTTCGCACAGGGCTGAAATACGCATCGCAGCTCTCATGTAATCAGTGAAGACAAAGAAAGTTGCACAGTAGGGGATGAGGCCTGGACTGTGGAGGGCGATACCGTTGCAAATTGCTCCCATACCATGCTCACGAACACCAAACCTATGAAATTTCATAAGCCAATCAGAATCAATCAtaattcccttttttttttctattagagattttttttttggataaatctATTAGAGATTTTTAATAAGAGAGCCACCTCAAAGCCCATAACAATCCTACAAGCCTATATATTCAAGTATAACTCTGTATGCCACATACACCCACAGTTATCAAATTAGGACCACATCAGCAAGTTCAAGCAGAACTGGCCTTCCGTACACTCTAAGTATCATAATGGATTGacccagtgttatcagaaccggaccggatgatgaaatGGAAAGGGTacgggttcatgggtttatgggatCCAACCGGGAATTCGATGGGTCAGACCGCAcgtttaattataataaaataaatattcatattattaaaaaaattatgataattaagataaaagtatgatgattttaaagaaatataacaatagtataagaaagtatctatatttaatatttcttacttcaaaataaatatttgattttaataagtaattaaaagtagaattaaaagaacaaaaaagtgatGGTGGCTTGATTGGTAGTATGCTAGTGTGAGAAGCAAGAGGTCATAAGTTCAAATCCCTACACAACCaagtaatttttacattaaacaGAAAACCCATAGAATCGACCggtttaataaaattttgcttaaatCTGGCTGGTTCAATGGACCCGACAATTCAAAGCTGCAATTTCGGTTTTCAGGCGATCGGACCGGACatggtgccggttcccggtccggtccggttctgacaACAATGGATTGACCCAACATgtcaaatggtgaaaactaTAAAGAAGTGGCAGGTCCAGCCAGAAGCACGAATGAACTGCCCGGTTTTTGCATGGCCGAAATGATCATCAAAATATTCAATGTTCAATATACTTTTGCCTTTAGATACTCATTTTGTGAGATTTCCCCTACatgtaatttaaaataaatggtTGGACTGATCAAACTCCAGTTCGACCTGTCAAACTTTCAGTTGGACCTATAATTCCATGGACTTATGACAAGCCAATTTGAGATTAGGTGCAATCTTGTAGTGATAGCCATGCCGCTCTAAAGAGGTTTTTAGGAGTCGAACCCAATATGTGTCACTTTACCCCAGTTGTCCTTCAATGATCAAAATTTTAGGCAGACATGAATTTGTTGATAGAGGTACCTAACATTTCGCTCCTCAGGGGTGTCCTTCTGGAAGTCACCAAACATCTTGAGGAGGGTCATGTTGGAGGATGCAAGATCTGCACTACCACCAAGGAGGCCAGGAATAACCTTTGCAAGTGCATTAAGGTTTTGCTGGGAAAGATTCCTCGTAGCATCAGCAGGGCTCTCTGGAGTGTACGTCTGCAGGGAAACGTAAACAAAGGTAAGCAAGCAATTTCCAATAAGTGGAATAACAACAATGATTTGCAGTCGGAATAATCCAACTTAAAGCTAATCaagggaaaaataaaggaagaggaattttaatataactgaggaaaagaagaaatatgGATTTGCTCAACAAACTCTTCACTTAATATATCCTTCAAACGCTTATGTAAGAATTAAGCAGCCCTTAGGagattaatataataaatggcAGAAAACCCACTGGAAGTGCTTTCTCCCAACCAGCAGGCAGTTCACCATTAATAATCGATTTAAGTTCACCAGCTTCCTCCTTGTATTTCTTCTCGTATTCAGCAAACTTCGCATTCCATTCAGCTTCGTAAGCCGCACCATCAGGAATGTGGCGACTCCAGTGTCTATTGAGGACAATACAGATGTATCAGGATCGTATTAATTCACATAACCTAGAAGAGAGAGTAAAGTTATTCTGAAATGAGCCCACTTCTTAACATCCTCGGGTACATGGAAGGGCTCATAGGGCCATCCGAGGTTCTTCCTGGTAGCATCAACTTCTTTGGCACCAAGTGCACTACCATGTACACTATAGCTGTTAGCCTTGTTTGGTGAACCAAAACCAATGGTTGTAGTTATCTGCAGTGAGCGCACATTCATTAGAAGTTCTTTCAATTCAAAATAACCAATAATGCGACTTTTAAGAGAATACTCTTCTTTTCACTTTCAATGATACAAAAATAGTCCATTGTAACTTTTCCCAGAGGATTAGCTCCAGTGATAGTCTAAGACAAATTTAAGATTGAAGCAGTAGATTCACGGTTTTACAGCAGTAGGACGAATTTTTTGCATAGAAACTGCTTCTAGCTTCTCCAAAAATGAGTTTCCCTTTtgcttctctcttttttttgccttttctcAAGTACCAAAAATGATCAGGGTAAGCATGAGAAAAATTATCGATTCTAAGCTTAATAATTTACTTCACGATATATGACAAAACACTTCCCTTGTTACTCTTCTTATTGTAATAGTACAAAAGGATGTATTAGATTACACTAGCAATTTCAAGTATTAAAAACTCAATTATGTAATCTGGGAAGAACAAGACTGGAGAGTAGGAAATAATCATCCTCTCACATATGGAAAtacgaaatatatatttaccgAATAAATTACAAAGAGAAACTATTTTCCATGAGCGCACACACCAAACGGGGTTTTCAAATACGTAGCGTGGACATAATCAGTGGAAGGGATATCTAACCTTAATAAGAGTGGGTTTATCCTTGACTGCCTTTGCTTCCTTGATGGCAGCACGAATATCATCATAGCCCGTATTCCCATTTTTCACCCAGATAACATGCCACCCGAGCCCTTCGAAACGTGTATCCACACTCTCGGTAAATGCAATTTCTGTGTCACCATCGATTGAGATGTGATTGTCATCATAGAAAGCAATAAGCTTCCCAAGCCCCCAGTGCCCAGCAAGTGAACAAGCCTCATTGGCAATGCCCTCCATTTGACAACCATCTCCGAGGACCACATAGCTGTAATATTGACGAAAACAAGCATACTATATAAAAACAGATAAGGAGCAGTAGCCAAGATCTGTTCTCGGTTCTccagattttatttttcctcatCTAGAAAATGAGGAATAAATAGATCAGAAGGAATCAAATTGCACTTCTCGATAGGTTCTACACCTTACAAACAAAATCCAAATGCAAGTTGACACACCTTTCATTCATCTAATTTTAAGTTACAAAAAGCAACATAAAATTTCGCCCCAACTTCTCAGAACAAAATAAACCCGAATTCAAGGTCAAAATTAAGAAGATGAAAGGAGAAAGAGTAGCATTACGTGTAGTGATCAACAATTTCGTTGTCAGGTTTGTTGAAGCGAGCAGCCAAGTGCTTCTCAGCAAGGGCCAAACCAACGGCATTGGCAACTCCCTGGCCCAGAGGACCTACAAGACAGAAGAGGAAATCCAATAGCTTAAGCATATAAATGAACATCGGGAAGCAGAAAGCAGTTCAAGGGCAATGGGTCTAACTAACCCGTGGTAACTTCAACTCCAGGGGTCTCGAAGTTCTCGGGGTGTCCTGGAGTTTTGCTCCCCCACTGGCGGAATTGCTTCAAGTCTTCTTCCTAGTAAGCAACCGTGCCATGAACAACAACATCCACTTCTCAGCTAAAGGTCAAACTAGAACCATTTCTCATGAAGGATCACGGGCCATGTAACAATTCCCATTCATAATCAACAGATAAATCATATAGGCTTATCCAACATTCTTTTCCGAACTAACAAGATACCCTGCATTCCGAAAGTCCACAATGCCGGAAGGCGAAATTGTCTCTTGCGATAACTAATGCCCGAAAATTCAATTCGAACATCGATCTCATGCAGAGACATGAAACGGGAAATGGGCATCGATGATATGGGAAATGAGATACCTTGACGCTGTCGTACCCGGCGAGATGCGACAGAGCATACTGGAGCATGCAGCCATGACCGGCGGACAAGACGAAGCGATCCCGGTTGAACCAGTAAGGGTTCTTGGGGTTGTACCTCATCACCTCATCGTACAGTATGTGGCCCATCGGGGCGCACCCCATGGGCAGCCCTGGGTGGCCGGAGTTGGCCTTCTCCACCGCGTCTATGGCAAGGAACCTGATCGTGTTGATCGACTTCTCCACCAGGGCGGTGTCAGCGACGGCTGCCCCGAGTGTCTCTACGGCTGCAGCCCGAATAGCAGAGGAGGGGCGGGGCCGGCGGCAGGGGAGGGCAGCCCGGAGGCGGGAGGCGGAGAGGAGTGGGGAGAGTTTTAAGCCGTTGAAGGACGCGGGAAGGGAGAAGGCAGAGGGGGAAGAGTTGGGGGTGGGACTACGGGCGCCGGAGCTGGCGATGAGGGACCGTGAGATGGGGAGGGAGGTGGAGGAAGCCATTGGAAGAGAGGGCGGGGGCGATAGAGAGGGAGATGCTGtggattgattgattgattctccctctcttcctcctctctctctctctctctctgccccCTGAGAAGTGAGGTTTGGTGAGAGTAGAGGTTTGGTGggagaaatgaaaaatattatattacatggataaataaaaaatctaaaataaatGAGCATAAAATAGTCTTGACTTTTACAGGCGAACGACaaactttctttattttttttagttaatttttaaaatgacGTGTTTTATTACATTacgtatcttttttttttgaataaattgCGCTTTTATGAGGTGAAATTACCACTTACTTTGTACTATCGAGATTCAAAATTCACTGAAAACGCCTCTATTCAGGCGAGAGAGTCTATACTGCATCAAACATCGTCTCGACTGATAGAGGAAGAATGTCATGGTGTcacaagaaaaatatattgattaaTATCATAAATATTAGGTGAGGACTTGgggctagagagagagagagagagagcacaCCAAATTCTTGAACTTCTCGTCTTGGTGGGGGAAGGGCTTGAGGGtgagaaaatgataaatattgTATAGTgttgttgagttaaaattaaagttaaaattttttagttgaaaaatgtatatttttattgtatagtgtgttgagttaaaattaaattaaaaattttataatttaaaccGGCCATAAGATATTAGGAGGATAAGTGTTGTATCAATCTCTTTTTCACTGTATTCCCGATCCATTCACCGATACTCGTTCGAGGCTTGGATTGGACGTTTTTCATGAGTTTTGAACATATATGCAAGTTTCGTGCATGTATTGGTAGCGtactcttgttttttttttttatgacacAGGACGAGTATCTAGACTTCGTCCTACTAAACTTTATGGACCTGTACCCGCCCTTTACACGTAGAAAGAACAGGATAAACTGACCGAGCCAAGGGGTTTGCACTATCTTCTTGCTCAGAGAGGTGTTGCTGATTAGTGATTTGCTGAAatccttttccttattttcttttcaaatgaATCAAAATCATTGGCAAATCCAATGGATTTAGTCTAATAGTTAAATATGAGCTCAtatattcattcaattttggATTCAAAATCTCTTGGAGTCACCGAAGCGCATTTCACGTGATTATCCATTCCGTGCGCCTTTAGGAGTTTACGGAACTTTGGAAATTAGTCGGATAAAACTCGGATATccagattaaaaaaaaatcaaaatcatcgGTTACTCCTTCAGgaaccgaaaaaaatatttaattcatTGTGTTTgatgcaaaatatatatatatatatatatgtatgtatatatatatatatatttcgatgcataataaatatatagaaaatgcGCCAAGATAATTGACATCGAGCAAATCCTCCACCGAATATATCGAgtagtttattattttaaggTTCGAGCCCCACCATTTTATCCTTCGATTAAAAGGAAACATGAcgaatattgaaaaaaaaaagatatgcaTGCTCGGAATTTCCTTgaagattctttttttttttttggagaatggaatacaaataaaattcatgaaggaaaaaaataaacatgagATAGATATATGTAAAGCAAATGAGAAATGAAGAAGATAGAATGATAAATCCCTGGTGGCCCTTCTTTTGCTGCACTCGAGTATTTCTCCTTGTAGCAAGGTTGTCAACTGGGGATCATTTCTCCGATAGATGTCATGCAACTTACACCACCTCCTgcttgtgtatatatacatatacacttTGCAATAAAACCTTTCATCTCAATTGTGGTAGACAAGTTCGTAAACTCCATCCTTTACTTTGTTTGATTTCATTCAGTGCCAAGGAGTTTGCACTATCTTCTTGCTCAGTGAGATGCTGTAATGCGCTGATTAGTGATTTGCTGACATCTTTGTCcttattttcatttcaaattaatcaaaacCATCCATAACTTCGAGGGGTTTGGTTTAATGATTAAAAAGGaatttatatatcaatttGATCCTGGATTTAAAACTCCTTAGAACTATCGAAGTGTTTTTTGTGTGATTAACAGCTCCGTGCGTTGCCCGAAATTCACGGAGCCCGGGAATCATTATGCAAAACTCGGATACccggattaaaaaaaaaatcaagatcaTCGGTCCCTCCGCCGGTTCCACTGATTTGGTGAAAAGATCCGCTCTGACTCTCTCAACTTACCTACAACAACTAATCTTTCCCACCAAAtgttaaataaagaaaataaatataatgataccaataaatttaatattttcgtTGCCAAGCCAAGAGAGATTCGACTTTATCGATTAATTACTCAGTTTCCCAAGTGTCTCAAAGGGCCTTATCATTTGAAAGTTACGTATTCAATGAGGCATGATCAGGCCCTTGCCGTAAGCGATTGTGCGTggatctctttttttttttctttttttttaaggcgAGTTAGGGGTCGAAGTCCAAGATTGTATTTAGATCTTCAATATGTACTTGCTACTTGCTAGAATTCAAAATCTGTGATAAATGTTTCTTTCCATATATAATAGGCTAGATATTGAAAATGTTTAATTCATTGGCGCACGTTCTCATCTGATGACCAAAAAGTTCCACATTCAATACTCAAGTGAAACTGCACGtgccctttattagatatttataatttttacttCTTGTATAAGGTTCATGACctccttataaccgaaaaaatgtTTAATTCATTACCTTAAAAGAATCACAAATTTCGATTATATTGGTTCGTGTTTGGTACGAACTAATCTATCTATATTGCTACTAACATTGCATTTTTAATATACCTTCTATTACTTATTTCATGTGGCATTTATCTAGATGGCCACCAAAGTGACAATCTAGTTTATCAAGAGAGAGATTCTTATGGGGTGACTAGTTGCCcccaaaattttttacttttttttataagtatttaaaatttgattctTGCATTTCAAAGAATTTCCATGATACACCAGAACAATCATTTAGAGGATTTAATAATTCCTAAAGGTGGATTAAtacttttttaataaaaaaaaaactctctgGGTCATTTGATGTTGTCCGTCCTATGTGTGCTACCAAATGTTAAACGTAAACAAGTAAATGCCCTCatcaatttcttcttcttctctgctTTAAACTCGTAGCAACTCCCCCGGCCTCTTTCAAATCACCAAGAGCATTGCTCCTAGCTGTGGCCAAATCATGCACTGGCAACCGTGCTTCACTTCGAAAAACAAAGTCCAGGTAACTTCGATTTTAGGGAATTATTTTTACCTCAATTGACATTTCTTTATTTGGAGAACAGCTAGCCCTATACTTTGTTGGAGCTCTAATTTAGGTTTGAGATCTCTGATCATTGATAGTCTTCAGACCTCAGTTTGACCAAATATGTCCATACAGGAGAACTGTGACATTGATTTATATAGTTGAAAATCCCTTCACC
The sequence above is drawn from the Punica granatum isolate Tunisia-2019 chromosome 5, ASM765513v2, whole genome shotgun sequence genome and encodes:
- the LOC116209286 gene encoding transketolase, chloroplastic; protein product: MASSTSLPISRSLIASSGARSPTPNSSPSAFSLPASFNGLKLSPLLSASRLRAALPCRRPRPSSAIRAAAVETLGAAVADTALVEKSINTIRFLAIDAVEKANSGHPGLPMGCAPMGHILYDEVMRYNPKNPYWFNRDRFVLSAGHGCMLQYALSHLAGYDSVKEEDLKQFRQWGSKTPGHPENFETPGVEVTTGPLGQGVANAVGLALAEKHLAARFNKPDNEIVDHYTYVVLGDGCQMEGIANEACSLAGHWGLGKLIAFYDDNHISIDGDTEIAFTESVDTRFEGLGWHVIWVKNGNTGYDDIRAAIKEAKAVKDKPTLIKITTTIGFGSPNKANSYSVHGSALGAKEVDATRKNLGWPYEPFHVPEDVKKHWSRHIPDGAAYEAEWNAKFAEYEKKYKEEAGELKSIINGELPAGWEKALPTYTPESPADATRNLSQQNLNALAKVIPGLLGGSADLASSNMTLLKMFGDFQKDTPEERNVRFGVREHGMGAICNGIALHSPGLIPYCATFFVFTDYMRAAMRISALCEAGVIYVMTHDSIGLGEDGPTHQPIEHLASFRAMPNILMLRPADGNETAGAYKVAVVDRKRPSVLALSRQKLPQLPGTSIEGVEKGGYIISDNSSGNKPDVILIGTGSELEIAAKAGDELRKEGKAVRVVSFVSWELFDEQTEEYKESVLPKAVTARVSIEAGSTFGWQKIVGSQGKAIGIDRFGASAPAGKIYKEFGITAEAVIAAVKELI